In Pseudomonas poae, a single genomic region encodes these proteins:
- a CDS encoding alpha/beta hydrolase, which translates to MHSESIRYLIVPGWQGSPEDHWQSHWQNSLPNSARVEQADWLTPRREDWVAALAEAIAADSTPVILIAHSLGCITVAHWAATAPVQFLRQVRGALLVAPADVERPACSPALRNFAPIPTDLLPFPSQVVSSDNDSAVSAPRALELARNWGAEAGILSGAGHINVKSGHQRWEQGFAYLYRLQNRLEHHARRSA; encoded by the coding sequence ATGCACAGCGAGTCGATTCGTTATCTGATCGTGCCGGGCTGGCAAGGATCGCCAGAAGATCATTGGCAAAGTCATTGGCAGAACAGCCTGCCCAACAGCGCTCGTGTGGAGCAGGCCGATTGGCTGACCCCGCGTCGCGAAGACTGGGTGGCGGCGCTGGCCGAGGCTATCGCTGCAGACAGCACGCCGGTGATCCTGATTGCCCATAGCCTGGGCTGCATCACCGTGGCCCATTGGGCGGCCACCGCGCCGGTGCAGTTTTTGCGTCAGGTGCGCGGTGCCTTGCTGGTGGCCCCGGCTGATGTTGAACGACCTGCTTGCTCGCCTGCCTTGCGTAATTTCGCGCCGATCCCGACTGACCTGCTGCCGTTCCCGAGCCAGGTCGTCAGCTCCGACAACGACAGCGCCGTCAGCGCCCCACGGGCCCTGGAGCTGGCACGCAACTGGGGTGCCGAAGCCGGCATCCTGTCGGGCGCCGGCCATATCAATGTGAAGTCCGGCCACCAGCGTTGGGAGCAGGGTTTCGCTTACCTCTATCGCCTGCAAAACCGCCTTGAGCATCACGCCCGGCGTAGTGCCTGA